One genomic segment of Plasmodium cynomolgi strain B DNA, chromosome 14, whole genome shotgun sequence includes these proteins:
- a CDS encoding protein phosphatase 2C domain containing protein (putative): MGNCISFISYSKFKLRKKKYDQSDVDSNPEFQRAADSNAYGTSEKSRRGKDSGGHANVYNSSRGSGNLNGDHKNGPKHVHCSDPNDSDQSEKEIDKQRGANEHISDSASDQSNVLMINEKNKKKGKKKAKHKSKKSNEVDPKELHRNEADKGEPKSNINGKVQLGTSKGKNKKEAPQNGSQNGPPNEDNAKAKGTYNHHVDGPSKKNSSYYSNSINTNDLYKKNKKENLLNIKYSNMILNDIRDVDIIVVFLFSLFLYFNANNIVDMLDPNKKDRYFLRNSLNINHDIIKFPTFPKEIIDSFLKNDFTLLKKYIKNKCNKLKKKYKSTYLKKVMGSDEEGEGEQNGGEIDQKDGKYGKKKNFKYELKKKKEKCSFSKIVESLDRNECIQRDITEIPCDQNLPHLNITFIVRGAYCLYQKNTKPFQDKNTFFYKSPSYTCDAEISVACKKGRKLDFPNQDDFTIIQTNEWILIMVFDGHGPSGHDISNFAHVILPLLFSYNIERIFENPVRTMKTLFYMINCYLVNYSYCINNNINPININFIDYNLSGTTCTIILYNFETKKIYSAHTGDSRAVMGKQNQQTNTFSAYNITEDHKPSLKLEKDRIVAFGGEVKKLQGDVSYRVFVKNEMYPGLAMSRAIGDITSSFIGVTCEPTINIFDKSEEDKFIIVATDGIWEFISSEECVQMVSRKRKKKVHVAMEEIIKESWRRWERIDTVDDMTLVILYF; the protein is encoded by the exons ATGGGGAACTGCATATCGTTCATTAGTTACtccaaatttaaattaagaaaaaaaaagtacgatCAGTCGGATGTGGATTCCAACCCCGAGTTCCAGCGAGCAGCTGATAGTAATGCGTACGGTACAAGTGAAAAAAGCCGAAGAGGGAAGGACTCAGGGGGACACGCGAATGTGTACAACTCCAGCCGGGGTAGCGGTAACCTTAATGGGGATCATAAGAATGGTCCAAAGCATGTGCACTGTAGCGACCCCAATGATAGTGACCAAAGTGAGAAAGAAATCGACAAGCAACGTGGAGCTAATGAACATATTAGCGATTCCGCCAGTGACCAATCCAACGTGCTTATGATAAacgagaaaaacaaaaagaaagggaaaaaaaaagccaaacaTAAGAGTAAAAAGAGTAACGAAGTTGACCCAAAGGAGCTACACAGAAATGAAGCAGATAAGGGTGAACCCAAATCGAATATAAATGGCAAAGTACAACTTGGCACATCCAAAGGGAAGAATAAGAAAGAGGCTCCCCAAAATGGCTCCCAAAATGGTCCCCCAAATGAAGACAATgcaaaagcaaaaggaacgTATAATCACCATGTAGACGGACcttcgaaaaaaaactcgTCATATTATAGCAACTCAATTAACACCAACGAtctgtacaaaaaaaacaaaaaagaaaatttactcAACATAAAATACAGCAATATGATTCTAAATGACATAAGAGATGTAGACATCattgtcgtttttttgtttagccTCTTCCTCTATTTCAATGCTAATAATATAGTAGACATGCTGGACccaaataaaaaggatagGTACTTCCTGAGAAAttctttaaatataaatCATGACATTATAAAATTCCCTACCTTCCCCAAAGAAATTATAGAtagctttttaaaaaatgattttacCTTATTAAagaagtatataaaaaataaatgcaacaagttgaaaaaaaaatataagagtACCTATTTGAAGAAAGTCATGGGGAGTgacgaagaaggggaaggtgAACAGAATGGAGGAGAAATAGATCAGAAGGATGGAAAatatgggaagaaaaaaaactttaaatacgaattgaagaagaaaaaggaaaaatgttcCTTTTCGAAAATAGTCGAATCGCTTGATAGAAACGAATGCATTCAAAGAGACATCACAGAAATACCATGTGATCAGAATTTACCTCATCTCAATATAACCTTCATCGTTAGGGGAGCTTACTGTTTGTaccaaaaaaacaccaaGCCATTTCAAGATAAaaatacctttttttataaatcccCTTCTTACACATGTGATGCTGAAATATCTGTTGCATgtaagaaaggaagaaaattagATTTCCCAAACCAAGATGATTTTACTATTATTCAAACAAATGAATGGATATTAATTATGGTGTTCGATGGACATGGTCCATCAGGACATGATATCAGTAATTTTGCTCATGTCATCCTTCCCCTTCTATTCTCATATAACATTGAAAGAATATTTGAAAATCCCGTGCGTACTATGAAAACGCTATTTTATATGATTAACTGCTATTTGGTAAATTATTCCTACTGTATTAACAATAACATAAATCcgattaatataaattttattgattATAATTTAAGTGGAACTACTTGTACcatcattttgtacaattttgaaaCTAAAAAGATTTACTCTGCTCACACAGGGGACAGCAGAGCTGTTATGGGGAAGCAGAATCAACAGACGAATACCTTTAGTGCGTATAATATTACTGAGGATCATAAGCCATCCTTAAAATTAGAGAAAGATCGAATTGTAGCTTTTGgcggggaagtaaaaaaattgcagggAGATGTCTCCTACCGGGTTTTCGTCAAGAATGAAATGTATCCAGGCTTGGCCATGAGCAGAGCCATCGGTGACATCACGTCCTCCTTCATCGGGGTTACTTGTGAACCCACCATCAACATTTTCGACAAATCGGAGGAAGATAAATTCATTATCGTCGCCACGGACGGCATCTGGGAATTTATCAGCAGCGAGGAGTGCGTCCAAATGGTTTCTCGCAAGCGCAAGAAGAAGGTGCACGTTGCCATGG AGGAAATCATCAAGGAGTCCTGGAGAAGGTGGGAGAGGATCGACACCGTCGACGAT ATGACGTTGGTAATTTTATACTTCTGA